One Defluviimonas sp. SAOS-178_SWC DNA window includes the following coding sequences:
- a CDS encoding amino acid ABC transporter ATP-binding protein — translation MAPKLRMIEVWKSFGANAVLRGIDLEVDEGQMVCLIGASGSGKSTLLRCLNLLEPVDDGRILLDGADITDPELDPQPIRQRIGLVFQSFNLFPHMTALENVLLAPRRIHRKSRAELLPAVQALFSRFGLADRMGHYPDQLSGGQQQRVAIIRALAMKPEVMLFDEVTSALDPELVGEVLDVLRRLKAEGMTMVLATHEMAFAREVADKVCFLDAGRIVEEGSPAEIFSAPREARTRAFLARVL, via the coding sequence ATGGCGCCCAAGCTGCGGATGATCGAGGTCTGGAAAAGCTTTGGCGCGAACGCGGTCCTGCGCGGCATCGACCTTGAGGTCGATGAAGGGCAGATGGTCTGCCTCATCGGTGCGTCCGGTTCCGGCAAGTCTACGCTCCTGCGCTGCCTGAACCTCTTGGAGCCGGTCGATGACGGCCGGATCCTTCTCGATGGCGCCGACATCACCGACCCCGAGCTTGACCCGCAGCCGATCCGCCAGCGGATCGGGCTGGTGTTCCAGAGCTTCAACCTCTTTCCGCATATGACCGCGCTCGAAAACGTCCTCCTCGCCCCCCGCCGCATTCATCGCAAAAGCCGCGCAGAGCTTCTGCCTGCGGTGCAGGCGCTCTTCTCGCGGTTCGGCCTTGCCGACCGGATGGGGCATTACCCCGACCAGCTCTCCGGCGGCCAGCAGCAGCGCGTGGCGATCATCCGCGCGCTCGCCATGAAACCCGAGGTGATGCTTTTCGATGAGGTGACGTCCGCACTTGACCCGGAACTGGTGGGCGAGGTGCTGGACGTCCTCCGCAGGCTCAAGGCCGAGGGGATGACGATGGTCCTTGCGACGCACGAGATGGCCTTTGCCCGCGAAGTGGCGGACAAGGTCTGTTTTCTTGATGCCGGGCGCATCGTCGAGGAAGGCAGCCCCGCCGAAATCTTCAGCGCCCCGCGCGAGGCGCGCACCCGCGCCTTCCTTGCCCGCGTCCTTTGA
- a CDS encoding purine-nucleoside phosphorylase, producing MLRSRMDKAVAFIRERTDLRPDIALVLGSGLGPLAGQVDGIAIPYAEIADFPASTAPGHQGRLILGRLFGRDCVVMQGRVHLYEGYSPQEVVFPVCVMAALGARTIVLTNAAGGMNPNYAVGDLVVIEDHLSLAVASGLDPLFGPNDPDLGPRFVSMNHAYDPALVALAERIGGLRRGTYAHVVGPSFEPPALIRLLKSAGCDLVGMSTVPEVIMARYMDLRVLAISAVTNIAVSSVADPHVTTEAEVWEAAKVAQPKLLTLMKALIPALPEVTE from the coding sequence ATGCTCAGATCCAGAATGGACAAGGCGGTAGCCTTCATCCGCGAACGCACAGACCTTCGCCCGGACATCGCGCTGGTCCTCGGTTCCGGCCTCGGCCCCCTTGCCGGTCAAGTCGACGGCATCGCGATTCCCTATGCGGAGATCGCGGATTTCCCGGCCTCGACCGCGCCCGGTCATCAGGGCCGGCTGATCCTCGGCCGGCTCTTTGGGCGCGACTGCGTGGTGATGCAGGGACGGGTGCATCTTTACGAAGGCTATTCGCCGCAAGAGGTGGTCTTTCCCGTCTGTGTCATGGCCGCTTTGGGCGCGAGGACGATCGTCCTTACCAACGCGGCGGGCGGCATGAACCCGAACTACGCGGTCGGCGATCTTGTGGTGATCGAGGATCACCTGTCGCTCGCCGTCGCCTCCGGTCTTGACCCGCTTTTCGGACCGAACGATCCAGACCTCGGCCCCCGCTTCGTGTCGATGAACCACGCCTACGACCCTGCCCTCGTGGCGCTCGCCGAACGCATCGGCGGGCTCCGGCGCGGCACCTACGCCCATGTCGTCGGGCCGAGCTTCGAGCCGCCGGCGCTCATCCGGCTTCTGAAATCGGCCGGCTGCGACCTCGTCGGAATGTCGACCGTGCCCGAGGTGATCATGGCCCGCTACATGGATCTTCGCGTGCTCGCCATTTCCGCTGTCACGAACATCGCGGTGTCGAGCGTCGCCGACCCCCATGTAACGACCGAGGCGGAGGTGTGGGAGGCGGCGAAGGTCGCGCAACCGAAGCTCCTCACCCTGATGAAGGCGCTGATCCCGGCGCTGCCCGAGGTGACAGAATGA
- a CDS encoding amidohydrolase family protein yields MTDFPATADTLITNARILTMDDRFTEIANGALAISGGRIAALGPVAEAAGTVAAEVLDAKGGLLLPGFVNTHCHAAMVLFRGLADDRPLDGFLKTVWAAEAAHVTPGTVRAGATLGLAEMALGGVTHVVDMYFHPDATIEAARKVGIGLTSGPVFIGFDGIDHLPWQERLCFAEAFVARHRGTDGVELMLMPHSAYTLDAGKLREVAVMSDRLALPIHVHAAEAPSEIRLVAEQHGTTPARILDRCGILRPGTLLAHAVHLDDAEIALLAERGSTIAHCPLSNAKLASGMARLKDLRSAGVTVSLGTDGASSGNDLDMFKTMRQAAYLAILATGEPDVLPAREIVAMATRGGAAAAGLAGSKGILAPGMDADLMLIDLSAPHLIPAYDPYSTLVYAAGREDVRDVFARGRRIVAGGRLTAEIGDDISDVRAVAARILRERGQGEARV; encoded by the coding sequence ATGACCGATTTCCCGGCGACGGCCGACACCCTCATCACCAATGCCCGCATCCTGACAATGGACGACCGCTTCACCGAGATCGCGAATGGAGCCCTCGCGATCTCTGGCGGCCGCATCGCGGCGCTCGGGCCGGTGGCAGAGGCGGCAGGGACGGTGGCGGCAGAAGTACTGGACGCGAAGGGCGGTCTCCTCCTGCCGGGTTTCGTGAATACCCATTGCCATGCGGCCATGGTGCTTTTCCGTGGCCTCGCCGACGACCGCCCGCTTGACGGGTTTCTCAAGACCGTCTGGGCGGCGGAGGCGGCGCATGTCACGCCGGGCACGGTGCGGGCGGGGGCCACGCTCGGGCTGGCGGAAATGGCGCTTGGCGGCGTGACCCATGTTGTCGACATGTATTTCCACCCCGATGCGACGATCGAGGCTGCGCGGAAGGTCGGCATCGGTCTCACGTCGGGTCCGGTCTTCATCGGGTTCGACGGGATAGACCATTTGCCCTGGCAGGAGCGGCTGTGCTTCGCCGAGGCGTTCGTCGCCCGGCATCGCGGCACCGACGGGGTCGAATTGATGCTGATGCCGCATTCGGCCTACACGCTCGACGCCGGAAAACTGCGCGAGGTTGCGGTGATGTCCGACCGGCTCGCTCTGCCCATCCACGTTCATGCCGCCGAGGCGCCGTCGGAAATCCGGCTGGTGGCGGAGCAGCACGGAACCACGCCAGCGCGCATCCTCGACCGCTGCGGCATCCTCAGGCCGGGCACGCTTCTTGCGCATGCCGTCCATCTCGACGACGCTGAAATAGCGCTTCTGGCCGAACGCGGTTCCACGATTGCGCATTGTCCTCTTTCGAACGCGAAGCTTGCATCTGGTATGGCTCGGTTGAAGGACCTGCGGTCGGCCGGTGTCACGGTGTCGCTCGGCACGGACGGCGCGTCCAGCGGCAATGACCTCGACATGTTCAAGACGATGCGGCAGGCGGCCTATCTCGCGATCCTCGCGACCGGAGAGCCCGATGTCCTGCCCGCCCGCGAGATCGTCGCGATGGCGACGCGCGGCGGGGCGGCGGCGGCCGGGCTTGCCGGCAGCAAGGGCATCCTCGCCCCCGGAATGGACGCCGATCTGATGCTGATCGACCTCTCTGCCCCGCACCTCATCCCGGCCTACGATCCCTATTCCACGCTCGTTTACGCGGCCGGGCGCGAAGATGTGCGCGACGTCTTCGCAAGAGGGCGCCGAATCGTTGCGGGCGGGCGGCTGACGGCCGAGATCGGTGACGATATTTCCGACGTGCGCGCCGTTGCCGCCCGCATCCTGAGAGAGAGGGGGCAGGGAGAGGCGCGGGTCTAG
- a CDS encoding glycosyltransferase, with protein sequence MILIEAGEQTDKAFDAKLLVATQLAARGHQVVLDDRTRPEKLERYQKYEAAAFLADLEAVTLTRVVLIGAESVVQETMMALRGMRLGADVTVSVTGRFGDRQSAIAARAKVAYAIGREPDIVDLAALQGPPLVANAISPLAAAPTPEPPERLPQLFVVLPLEALDDPQTLPILSAVDNLPDYRLNVILPGKGKEQVKASRHAGLTVFGYSELSPAAFARLADIAAFFGDGVPGERMAAFALDLMRSGRVAIDCTSGGGFLTGGAPVLRGPEEIAALANYIQHTVLVNRREIGRQAQKSPWLTTHSVEALEGALGLGPVAEMPVDETPRRVLFVPTNGIGLGHAQRCTLIAEAMVTDANPAFAAFPSCVPLIRDRGFDCLPLVQKSPDHPEDHANDLLSYLRLRRVLRTGDRLVFDGGFVFDSIHRVILEHGLDATWIRRGLWQAGQTLATALDRERAFARVIVPSEAFAELNADRGAGAHVHTVGPIVRRLPEVGAAERTSRREALGAKLGRGVDDLVVTMLGGGVAADRTAQMQALSAMLDARPNCLHLIVVWPGAVVPAGLASWKNTCVVQTQNALALCQIADLVVSATGYNSFHELLYHGVPTIFVPQMATFMDDQERRARAASDRGLAETVLAHEILLLEREVRAFLDAGKADRIRSALAAADLPETGNGDAASLILGKEAR encoded by the coding sequence ATGATCCTGATCGAGGCTGGCGAACAGACCGACAAGGCCTTCGACGCCAAACTTCTCGTCGCGACACAACTTGCCGCGCGCGGCCATCAGGTCGTCCTCGACGACCGTACCCGGCCGGAAAAGCTGGAGCGCTACCAGAAATACGAGGCGGCCGCCTTCCTCGCCGATCTCGAGGCCGTGACGCTGACCCGCGTCGTCCTGATCGGTGCCGAAAGCGTCGTGCAAGAGACGATGATGGCCCTGCGCGGAATGCGTCTTGGCGCGGATGTGACGGTCTCCGTCACCGGGCGTTTCGGCGACCGGCAATCCGCGATCGCCGCCCGGGCGAAGGTCGCCTATGCCATCGGCCGGGAACCCGACATTGTCGACCTCGCCGCGCTTCAGGGCCCCCCGCTCGTTGCCAACGCAATCTCGCCGCTCGCCGCCGCGCCGACGCCCGAACCGCCCGAACGGCTACCGCAGCTGTTCGTCGTCCTGCCGCTGGAAGCGCTCGACGACCCGCAGACGCTTCCGATCCTTTCGGCGGTGGACAACCTGCCCGACTACCGCTTGAATGTGATCCTGCCCGGCAAGGGCAAGGAACAGGTCAAGGCGTCGCGTCACGCCGGACTGACCGTCTTCGGCTATTCCGAGCTCTCGCCGGCTGCCTTCGCCCGGCTCGCAGACATCGCCGCCTTTTTCGGCGACGGTGTTCCCGGCGAGAGGATGGCGGCCTTCGCGCTCGACCTCATGCGGTCCGGACGGGTGGCCATCGACTGCACGTCCGGGGGCGGTTTCCTGACCGGTGGCGCGCCGGTGCTGCGCGGCCCGGAAGAGATCGCGGCGCTTGCGAACTACATCCAGCACACGGTCCTCGTGAACCGGCGCGAAATCGGCCGGCAGGCGCAGAAAAGTCCGTGGCTGACAACCCATTCGGTCGAGGCGCTGGAAGGCGCGCTGGGCCTCGGTCCAGTGGCCGAGATGCCGGTGGACGAAACGCCCAGGCGCGTCCTTTTCGTTCCGACCAACGGCATCGGCCTTGGCCACGCGCAGCGCTGCACCCTCATCGCCGAGGCGATGGTGACCGACGCCAATCCCGCCTTCGCCGCGTTCCCCAGTTGCGTGCCGCTCATTCGCGACAGGGGTTTCGACTGCCTGCCGCTCGTGCAGAAAAGCCCTGACCATCCCGAGGATCACGCCAACGACCTCTTGAGCTATCTGCGGCTCCGCCGGGTGCTCCGCACTGGTGATCGGCTGGTCTTCGATGGCGGGTTCGTCTTCGATTCGATCCACCGGGTTATTCTGGAACACGGTCTGGACGCGACCTGGATCCGGCGCGGTCTTTGGCAGGCCGGGCAGACGCTCGCGACGGCGCTCGACCGTGAACGCGCCTTCGCCCGGGTCATCGTGCCGAGCGAAGCCTTCGCGGAATTGAACGCCGACCGCGGTGCCGGCGCCCATGTTCACACCGTCGGGCCAATCGTTCGGCGGCTGCCCGAGGTGGGCGCGGCAGAACGCACGTCCCGCCGCGAGGCGCTCGGCGCAAAGCTCGGGCGCGGCGTGGATGACCTGGTCGTGACAATGCTTGGCGGCGGCGTCGCGGCGGACCGGACGGCGCAGATGCAGGCCCTGTCGGCGATGCTCGACGCGCGGCCGAATTGCCTCCACCTGATCGTGGTCTGGCCCGGCGCGGTGGTTCCGGCGGGCCTCGCAAGCTGGAAAAACACCTGCGTGGTCCAGACGCAGAACGCACTCGCGCTCTGCCAGATCGCCGATCTCGTCGTCTCGGCGACCGGATACAATTCCTTCCACGAGCTTCTCTACCACGGGGTGCCGACGATTTTCGTGCCACAGATGGCGACCTTCATGGACGATCAGGAACGCCGCGCGCGCGCGGCCTCCGACCGGGGGCTGGCCGAGACGGTCTTGGCCCATGAAATCCTTCTTCTTGAACGCGAGGTGCGGGCGTTCCTCGATGCGGGCAAGGCCGACAGGATCCGCTCGGCGCTGGCGGCGGCGGACCTGCCGGAAACCGGCAACGGCGACGCGGCCAGCCTCATCCTCGGGAAGGAGGCGCGATGA
- a CDS encoding sensor histidine kinase has protein sequence MKANIRSWNDLSLAAQFAVAGGVIMILSMVLIGRIVAARIEDGVVRNTALATSQYMDSIISPLSQDMADVDTLPPGAHRALDEIFSNTPLGERVVSFKLWTPEGRVVHATDPIIVGETFQITDNLAAAVKGEVRADFEDLSDEEDQGENALGLPLLEIYSPVREVWSGKVIGVAEFYEVATQLKRDLAAAKRNSWMAVALTFMSIGGILYLIVLRGSRIIDRQRDALTAQLSELGALSAHNMTLRRRVQQAAARTSAMNDQALRRIGADLHDGPAQLLSFAALRLDNLRGQVKDTSELDGVERAVKDAIREVRSISKGLSLPDIDSRSAEQIVRGVAETHAARTGSPVDVTCELPPDTSLSQAVKICLYRFVQEGLNNAWRYAGGTGQEVRLSCADGILSLAVRDRGPGMVAGPGGLPEGGGDFSGIGLRGLRDRVESLGGTLTAGNRKDGPGAVISMELDMRSS, from the coding sequence ATGAAGGCAAACATCAGGTCCTGGAACGATCTTTCGCTCGCGGCGCAGTTCGCGGTGGCCGGTGGCGTGATCATGATCCTTTCGATGGTGCTCATCGGGCGGATCGTCGCCGCCCGCATCGAGGACGGTGTGGTGCGCAACACCGCGCTCGCCACGTCGCAATACATGGACAGCATCATCTCGCCGCTGAGCCAGGACATGGCCGATGTGGACACGCTGCCGCCCGGCGCCCACCGCGCGCTTGACGAGATCTTCTCCAACACGCCGCTCGGCGAACGGGTCGTATCGTTCAAGCTCTGGACGCCCGAGGGGCGGGTCGTACATGCGACCGATCCCATCATCGTCGGAGAGACCTTCCAGATCACCGACAACCTCGCCGCCGCCGTCAAAGGCGAGGTTCGGGCCGATTTCGAGGATCTGAGCGATGAGGAGGATCAGGGCGAAAACGCGCTCGGCCTGCCGCTTCTCGAAATCTATTCGCCGGTGCGGGAGGTCTGGTCCGGCAAGGTGATCGGCGTCGCCGAATTCTACGAGGTCGCAACCCAGCTGAAACGCGATCTGGCTGCAGCCAAGCGCAACAGCTGGATGGCCGTCGCGCTGACATTCATGTCGATCGGGGGAATTCTCTATCTCATCGTCCTGCGCGGAAGCCGCATCATTGACCGCCAGCGCGATGCCCTGACCGCGCAACTGTCGGAACTCGGGGCGCTTTCGGCCCACAACATGACCCTTCGGCGGAGGGTGCAACAGGCCGCCGCGCGAACCTCGGCGATGAACGATCAGGCGCTGCGCCGGATCGGGGCCGACCTGCACGACGGTCCGGCCCAACTCCTCAGTTTTGCGGCGCTCCGGCTCGACAACCTGCGCGGTCAGGTCAAGGACACGAGCGAACTCGACGGGGTGGAGCGCGCGGTCAAGGATGCGATCCGCGAAGTCCGCTCGATTTCAAAGGGTCTCTCGCTGCCCGATATCGACAGTCGCAGCGCCGAACAGATCGTGCGCGGCGTGGCAGAAACCCATGCGGCGCGGACCGGTTCGCCAGTCGATGTCACTTGCGAACTGCCTCCAGACACTTCCCTGTCCCAGGCGGTGAAGATCTGTCTCTACCGCTTCGTCCAGGAAGGCCTCAACAATGCCTGGCGCTATGCGGGCGGAACGGGGCAGGAGGTGCGGCTTTCCTGTGCCGACGGCATCCTGAGCCTCGCGGTCCGCGACCGGGGGCCGGGCATGGTGGCGGGACCGGGCGGTCTGCCCGAGGGTGGTGGCGACTTTTCCGGCATCGGGCTCAGGGGGCTGCGCGACCGCGTCGAAAGCCTCGGCGGAACCCTGACGGCCGGAAACCGAAAGGATGGGCCTGGAGCCGTCATCAGCATGGAACTGGACATGAGGTCATCGTGA